In a single window of the Melioribacteraceae bacterium genome:
- a CDS encoding response regulator — protein MMETILIVEDELNIRENLAELLESEGFNIIQAEDGQEGFETARKKLPDLIISDIRMPNMDGFEMLQKLQSDNETLNIPLLFLSAKVEFSDIREGMLYGADDYITKPFKAQDVLKAVEVRLRKKRNHDNLLEKLRNSFIKNVPHELRTPLISIIGFSEIIENDFESLTEAQLKEMAVRINKSGKRLHRRIEKMIQFGYLLSQEEIKDNSTSFEIDTEFNSLLLEKIAKEYGRDKDVKSLFENGNVRIDSVNFELLLNELVENAIKFSEPGSIVHVVGKKNSKDYQITIKDKGKGINIHSIEEVDLFKKIDEDYMNREGLGIGLALAKRIVEISRGKIKIDSKKDSYTKIEINLPLAE, from the coding sequence ATGATGGAAACAATTCTCATCGTTGAAGATGAATTAAATATACGTGAAAATTTAGCCGAGCTGCTAGAATCGGAAGGGTTTAATATTATTCAAGCGGAAGATGGTCAGGAGGGATTTGAAACAGCCCGGAAAAAATTGCCCGATTTAATTATTAGTGATATCCGCATGCCAAATATGGATGGATTTGAGATGCTTCAAAAACTTCAAAGTGATAATGAAACCTTGAATATTCCCCTTTTATTTTTATCCGCTAAAGTTGAGTTTAGTGATATTCGTGAGGGAATGCTATATGGTGCCGATGATTACATCACTAAACCATTTAAGGCTCAGGATGTGCTGAAGGCTGTTGAAGTGAGATTACGGAAAAAGAGAAATCATGATAATCTTCTCGAAAAACTGAGAAATTCATTTATTAAAAATGTACCTCATGAATTGCGTACACCATTAATCAGCATAATTGGATTTTCCGAAATAATAGAGAATGATTTTGAATCTCTTACCGAAGCCCAGCTCAAAGAAATGGCTGTTAGAATTAATAAATCGGGGAAACGGCTCCACAGACGTATTGAGAAAATGATTCAATTTGGATATTTACTCTCACAAGAGGAAATAAAAGATAACTCAACCTCATTCGAAATAGATACCGAGTTTAACTCTCTTCTTCTTGAAAAAATTGCCAAAGAATATGGAAGGGATAAAGATGTGAAATCCTTATTTGAAAATGGTAACGTTAGAATAGACAGTGTTAATTTTGAATTGCTACTAAATGAATTGGTTGAAAATGCTATTAAATTCTCAGAGCCCGGTTCAATTGTCCATGTTGTTGGCAAAAAGAATTCCAAAGATTATCAAATTACTATTAAGGATAAGGGTAAAGGAATCAATATACATAGCATTGAAGAGGTTGATTTATTCAAGAAGATTGATGAAGATTATATGAATAGAGAAGGTTTGGGAATTGGTTTAGCTCTTGCAAAAAGAATAGTTGAAATATCACGCGGGAAAATCAAAATTGATTCAAAAAAAGATAGTTACACCAAAATTGAAATAAACCTCCCCTTGGCTGAATAA
- a CDS encoding response regulator, whose amino-acid sequence MVMTVDDSASVRQMVSFTLREAGYDVVEACDGLDALAKIDNPNLKLVVTDLNMPNMDGIELIRRLRATPAHKFTPIIMLTTESQGEKKLEGKNAGATGWIVKPFKPEQLIAVIKKVMG is encoded by the coding sequence GTGGTAATGACTGTGGACGACTCAGCAAGCGTAAGACAAATGGTTTCATTCACACTTCGTGAGGCAGGTTATGATGTTGTTGAAGCATGCGACGGACTTGATGCACTAGCAAAAATTGATAATCCAAATTTAAAATTGGTTGTTACCGACTTAAATATGCCGAATATGGATGGAATTGAATTAATAAGAAGATTAAGAGCAACACCTGCGCATAAGTTTACACCCATTATTATGCTTACTACTGAATCGCAGGGAGAAAAAAAATTGGAAGGGAAAAATGCCGGAGCTACTGGCTGGATAGTTAAACCATTCAAACCAGAACAATTAATTGCAGTTATTAAAAAGGTGATGGGATGA
- a CDS encoding PAS domain S-box protein, whose protein sequence is MNEKIEGFLSKKSNALLLVVIFSVLIILMGYFFYLDEEKTLRQNINKQLKSVTDLKAKQVSDWFVDEMHDAEVIAQNVFITSLIEKYISDKSFESRRSVEKFIKSLEIEHGYGHILVFSKNIELLASTNKNISLADDNLREHVVKAIQGKNTISTDLYYCNTHKIIHIDFIAPVLNKDKNSIGAIVFNLNPHDYLYPTIETWPIDKKHYQTLLIKKDKKNVVICNPLPDSVNSKLDHKTPLTKNHLPQVKTVLGYEGFIDGEDYRGIPIIAYSKKVTSSNWFLISRIDKSVLNNSLIKKGANISVYVIMIIIMLTTALAFIYSFRQRNIYRKLFTQERALRQYQEEFKTILYSIGDGVITTDKSGNVRQLNHTAADLIGIKEKEAEGKPLTDVFRIINEYTRETVESPVHKVLKEGVVVGLANHTLLLSFDGKEIPIADSGAPIRDENGNISGVVLVFRDQTEERNYQRNLQLNKDHLEEEVIKRTDELKRQYNYLRNLIDTIPNPIFLKNAKFEYVDVNKAFEKFFHIKREEIIGRRAESLYVKNLSILTKQYEERLLKDPALFSYETLYIGEEKNTPVLINIVSFGDEKVNVEGITGLIIDISLQKELETKLRSAYEKEKNINEMKTNFIATVSHEFRTPLTTILGSVELLERYAEPLADEKISRHIKKIHDSIEYMTGLTDDVLSISRSDRGKIKLEKTNVEINNLIEKLVEDCKAYCKNDQKINLVTSLDHDVINVDPKLITQILNNLIVNSIKYSNPNSEINVTVKFDKLDDQLLLNVKDNGSGIAKEEIEHIFEPFFRAKNSKNISGSGLGLSIVKRSVELHNGKIEVKSEPSVGTEFNVIIPTNN, encoded by the coding sequence ATGAATGAAAAAATTGAAGGATTCTTATCCAAAAAATCAAACGCTCTTTTATTGGTGGTAATTTTTAGTGTTCTAATAATTCTAATGGGCTACTTTTTTTATCTGGATGAAGAGAAAACATTACGGCAGAATATCAATAAACAGCTTAAATCAGTTACCGATCTTAAAGCTAAACAGGTATCCGATTGGTTTGTGGATGAGATGCACGATGCTGAGGTTATTGCCCAAAATGTTTTTATAACCAGTTTGATTGAAAAATATATTTCGGATAAATCATTTGAGTCCCGTCGATCCGTCGAAAAATTTATCAAATCATTAGAAATAGAACATGGCTATGGACATATTTTGGTTTTTTCAAAAAATATAGAATTACTTGCTTCAACCAATAAGAATATCTCACTTGCCGATGATAATCTTCGGGAGCATGTAGTAAAAGCGATACAAGGCAAAAACACAATTAGCACAGATTTGTATTATTGTAATACACACAAAATAATTCATATCGATTTCATTGCTCCAGTTTTAAATAAAGATAAAAATTCAATTGGAGCAATCGTATTCAATCTAAATCCACATGATTACCTATATCCGACAATAGAAACATGGCCGATTGATAAAAAGCATTATCAAACTCTACTAATTAAAAAAGATAAGAAAAATGTTGTGATATGCAACCCATTGCCGGATTCGGTTAACTCTAAGTTGGATCACAAAACTCCATTGACAAAAAATCATTTGCCTCAAGTTAAAACAGTTTTAGGTTATGAGGGGTTTATTGATGGTGAAGATTACAGGGGAATTCCAATAATAGCTTATAGCAAAAAGGTAACATCTTCAAACTGGTTTCTAATTTCAAGAATAGACAAAAGTGTTTTGAATAACTCTTTAATAAAAAAAGGTGCGAACATTTCTGTTTATGTTATTATGATAATAATTATGCTTACTACTGCACTTGCCTTCATATACAGTTTTAGGCAACGTAACATTTATAGAAAGCTGTTTACTCAAGAGCGAGCATTAAGGCAGTATCAAGAGGAGTTTAAAACTATTCTTTACAGTATTGGTGATGGAGTGATTACAACAGATAAAAGCGGTAATGTAAGACAGTTGAATCATACCGCCGCTGATTTAATTGGGATTAAAGAAAAAGAGGCTGAAGGTAAGCCGCTAACCGATGTTTTTAGAATAATTAATGAATATACAAGGGAAACTGTTGAAAGTCCGGTGCATAAAGTATTAAAAGAAGGAGTAGTAGTTGGTTTGGCAAATCACACTTTACTGCTTTCGTTCGATGGAAAGGAAATTCCGATTGCCGACAGCGGCGCACCAATAAGAGACGAGAATGGTAATATTTCGGGGGTTGTGCTTGTTTTTAGAGATCAGACAGAGGAGAGAAATTATCAAAGGAATCTTCAGTTAAATAAAGATCATCTTGAAGAGGAAGTTATCAAAAGAACGGATGAGTTGAAGAGGCAATACAACTACTTGAGAAATCTAATTGATACGATACCTAATCCTATATTTTTAAAAAATGCTAAATTTGAGTATGTAGATGTAAATAAGGCCTTTGAAAAATTCTTCCATATTAAACGCGAGGAAATTATTGGCAGAAGAGCCGAAAGTCTGTATGTGAAAAATTTGTCGATTTTAACAAAACAATATGAAGAAAGACTTTTAAAAGATCCGGCTCTTTTCTCTTATGAAACTTTATATATCGGTGAAGAAAAAAATACACCGGTGCTTATTAATATAGTTTCGTTTGGGGATGAAAAAGTAAATGTTGAAGGAATAACCGGTTTAATAATTGATATTTCATTGCAGAAAGAGCTGGAAACAAAACTACGTTCTGCTTATGAAAAGGAAAAAAATATTAACGAAATGAAGACAAACTTTATAGCCACTGTTTCTCATGAGTTTAGAACCCCTTTAACAACAATTCTAGGAAGCGTTGAACTTTTAGAAAGATACGCAGAACCGTTAGCCGACGAAAAAATATCGCGTCATATTAAGAAAATTCATGATTCGATTGAGTATATGACTGGTCTAACTGATGACGTGCTTTCAATTTCGAGAAGTGACCGGGGTAAAATTAAACTAGAAAAAACTAATGTTGAAATTAATAACCTGATTGAAAAGTTAGTTGAAGATTGCAAAGCCTATTGCAAAAATGATCAAAAAATTAATCTGGTTACAAGTTTAGATCATGATGTTATAAACGTTGATCCCAAATTGATAACTCAAATATTGAATAATTTGATAGTTAATTCTATTAAATATTCCAATCCAAATTCCGAAATAAACGTTACTGTGAAATTTGATAAACTCGATGATCAATTATTGTTGAATGTTAAAGATAATGGCAGTGGAATTGCAAAGGAGGAAATTGAACATATATTCGAACCTTTTTTCAGAGCTAAGAATTCTAAAAATATATCGGGTTCTGGACTTGGACTTAGTATAGTTAAAAGATCTGTAGAACTGCACAATGGTAAAATAGAAGTAAAATCAGAACCCTCTGTAGGCACTGAATTTAATGTAATAATCCCAACTAATAATTAA
- a CDS encoding purine-binding chemotaxis protein CheW: protein MSSSFLTEARQYLTFKLSDEVFGVDVAQVREILDYVKITKVPQTPDFMCGVINLRGSVVPVVDMNMKFGMVKTERTVNTCIVVVEVLLNDEKTILGALVDSVQEVFEIEPENIEPAPKIGTKLKTEFIKGMGKRDDKFIIILNIDKVFTSEELEMVHDTGGYKPDLSN, encoded by the coding sequence ATGAGTAGTTCGTTTTTAACCGAAGCCAGACAGTATCTCACGTTCAAACTGAGCGACGAAGTGTTTGGCGTTGATGTAGCACAGGTGAGGGAGATTCTTGATTATGTTAAAATAACCAAGGTGCCTCAAACTCCCGATTTTATGTGCGGTGTAATTAATTTGAGGGGGAGCGTTGTTCCGGTTGTTGATATGAATATGAAATTCGGAATGGTAAAAACCGAAAGAACTGTAAACACTTGCATTGTTGTTGTTGAAGTTCTATTAAATGATGAAAAAACTATACTTGGCGCACTTGTAGATTCCGTGCAAGAGGTATTTGAGATTGAGCCGGAGAATATTGAACCAGCACCAAAAATTGGTACAAAGCTGAAAACCGAATTTATTAAGGGAATGGGTAAGCGTGATGATAAGTTTATCATAATTCTCAATATTGATAAGGTCTTTACAAGCGAAGAGCTGGAAATGGTACATGATACAGGCGGTTACAAACCTGATCTTAGTAACTAA
- a CDS encoding STAS domain-containing protein, which yields MFKTIAEKDSTKATLVLSGSVTVATSDELKNEVITLLQKFADLELVHENIENADLAYLQLLIACKKSAHTLGKKITVSYDNSEFMSELISLAGYADNEWLSVTQDRIKMGDK from the coding sequence ATGTTTAAAACTATTGCGGAAAAAGATTCAACAAAGGCAACTTTAGTTCTATCAGGATCGGTTACAGTTGCTACTTCAGATGAGTTAAAAAACGAAGTAATAACTCTTCTACAAAAATTTGCTGATCTCGAATTAGTTCATGAAAATATTGAAAACGCCGATCTGGCATATCTGCAATTACTGATAGCGTGTAAAAAATCGGCACACACACTTGGGAAAAAGATTACTGTAAGTTACGACAATAGTGAATTTATGAGTGAGCTGATTAGTCTTGCCGGCTACGCTGATAATGAATGGCTAAGTGTAACCCAGGACAGAATAAAAATGGGAGATAAATAG
- a CDS encoding chemotaxis protein CheA: MIIDAHRQAFIEEASELLSELELSLLEVEKCPDNNDLIAKIFRALHTIKGSSGMFGYDEISMFTHDIENVYDKIRNGSIAITKSIIDLTLQARDQISQMLSKTNDSDKIDEEITKSLLTSFRSIVNEHSQKESTTNKLKETDLKIKSDAEVKTYFLKFSPNPAIFMSGSNPLRLINEIKDLGSAIILGKYDSIPLLENFNSEKCYFSWEIILRTKKEIDSIKDVFIFVEDDSEINITIIDEKGKLRRDEDFYDFEKLLLDIAKTKYPDILGLLSEYETSSMPAVFDRASNAKQGREILEHHFEADAASSIRVSAEKLDELVNLVGELVTTQARLSQIAQNSKDVNIAFISEEVERLTWSLRDSALNIRMLPIGTTFSKFKRLVRDLSKDLGKEVELTTEGAETELDKTVIEKLNDPLIHIIRNSIDHGVELPEERIAAGKPSSGFVHLSASQSGGNVLIRITDDGAGLNKDALKAKAIANGLINENADLSESEIYSLIFAPGFSTAKKVTNVSGRGVGMDVVKRAIDVLRGTVEVSSELGIGTTITLKLPLTLAIIDGLLVKIEEDHYVLPLSSVEECLELTQEDIDKNHGRQIVNVRGSIVPYISLRERFRITSQRPNIEQIVVAKINEHRIGFVVDEVFGQHQTVLKSLGNFYKNVEGVSGATILGDGTVALILDIRKITEREELLEKEF, translated from the coding sequence ATGATAATTGACGCGCATCGACAGGCTTTTATTGAAGAAGCTTCTGAACTGCTTTCAGAACTTGAATTATCTCTACTTGAAGTTGAAAAATGCCCGGATAATAATGACTTAATCGCAAAAATATTCCGAGCACTACATACTATCAAAGGCTCATCTGGAATGTTCGGCTACGATGAAATTTCAATGTTTACTCATGATATTGAGAATGTTTACGACAAGATTAGAAATGGAAGCATTGCAATTACAAAAAGTATAATTGACCTTACTTTGCAAGCGAGAGATCAGATTTCGCAAATGTTATCTAAAACCAATGATTCAGACAAAATTGATGAAGAGATTACAAAATCTCTGCTTACTTCTTTTAGAAGCATTGTTAATGAACATTCTCAAAAGGAAAGCACAACGAATAAGTTAAAAGAAACAGATCTAAAAATTAAATCTGATGCTGAAGTAAAAACATATTTCCTAAAATTTTCTCCTAATCCCGCAATATTTATGAGCGGATCAAATCCATTAAGATTAATAAATGAAATAAAGGATTTAGGCAGCGCCATAATTTTGGGTAAATACGATTCCATTCCTCTTCTCGAGAACTTCAATTCAGAAAAATGCTATTTCTCATGGGAAATAATTCTTAGGACAAAAAAGGAAATTGATTCGATTAAAGATGTATTCATCTTTGTTGAAGATGATTCAGAAATAAACATTACGATTATTGATGAAAAAGGAAAGTTGAGGAGAGATGAGGATTTTTACGACTTCGAAAAGCTTCTTCTTGATATAGCGAAAACAAAATATCCCGATATTCTCGGTTTGCTTTCAGAGTACGAAACTTCAAGTATGCCCGCTGTTTTTGATAGAGCTTCAAATGCAAAACAAGGTCGTGAGATTTTAGAGCACCATTTTGAAGCTGATGCCGCTTCGAGTATTAGGGTTAGCGCCGAAAAATTGGATGAACTTGTAAATCTTGTGGGCGAATTGGTTACAACACAAGCACGCTTAAGTCAAATTGCGCAAAACAGTAAGGATGTTAATATAGCTTTCATCTCTGAAGAAGTTGAAAGATTAACTTGGTCTCTTCGCGACAGCGCGCTCAACATTCGCATGCTTCCAATAGGAACTACATTCAGCAAATTCAAACGCCTTGTTAGAGATCTTTCAAAAGATTTGGGTAAAGAAGTTGAACTTACCACGGAAGGCGCCGAAACCGAACTAGATAAAACTGTTATAGAAAAACTTAACGATCCTCTTATTCATATTATAAGAAACTCGATAGATCATGGTGTTGAATTGCCAGAAGAGAGAATTGCGGCCGGAAAACCATCATCTGGTTTTGTACATCTTTCTGCTTCGCAATCCGGAGGAAACGTTTTAATAAGGATTACTGATGATGGCGCGGGATTAAATAAAGATGCTCTCAAAGCAAAAGCGATTGCGAATGGACTTATAAATGAAAATGCGGATTTGAGCGAATCGGAAATCTATTCTCTCATTTTTGCGCCTGGATTTTCAACGGCCAAAAAAGTAACAAATGTGTCGGGCCGAGGAGTTGGGATGGATGTTGTAAAACGAGCTATTGATGTACTGCGTGGAACCGTGGAAGTTAGTAGCGAGTTGGGCATAGGAACAACAATTACACTGAAACTACCTTTGACCCTTGCAATTATTGATGGACTGCTGGTTAAAATTGAAGAGGACCATTATGTGCTTCCACTTTCATCGGTTGAAGAATGCTTAGAGCTGACTCAAGAAGACATTGATAAAAATCATGGAAGACAAATAGTTAATGTAAGAGGGAGCATTGTTCCCTATATAAGCCTCCGTGAAAGATTTAGAATCACTTCACAAAGACCCAATATTGAACAGATAGTTGTTGCCAAAATAAATGAACACCGTATAGGTTTTGTTGTTGATGAAGTTTTCGGACAACATCAAACAGTACTTAAATCGCTCGGTAATTTCTATAAAAATGTTGAGGGAGTATCCGGTGCTACTATTCTTGGTGATGGAACTGTAGCGCTAATTCTTGATATCAGAAAAATTACGGAAAGAGAAGAATTACTTGAAAAGGAATTCTAA
- a CDS encoding carbonic anhydrase: MKKTIWFMLLFPVILLYGQHNSASVNADEALQRLIDGNKRFVENQLASKTYMDEVKKTSKGQHPYAVVLTCSDSRLPAEIIFDESIGKLFVVRVAGNVIDPITLGSIEYAVEHLGTQYVLVLGHTACGAVNATYEGGHFTPSIQELAKLILPAVDKAKNNGGTKEEQMRSAISENVKLQINNTKKHSHVVEEFLHEHKLKLGGAIYDVSTGKVEFLK; encoded by the coding sequence ATGAAAAAAACAATCTGGTTCATGTTACTATTTCCAGTTATCCTTTTATATGGTCAGCATAATAGTGCTAGTGTTAATGCTGATGAAGCATTACAAAGATTGATTGATGGAAATAAAAGATTTGTGGAAAACCAACTGGCATCTAAGACTTATATGGATGAAGTGAAAAAAACATCTAAAGGACAGCATCCGTATGCTGTTGTTTTAACTTGCTCGGATTCACGATTACCTGCAGAAATTATTTTTGATGAGTCAATTGGAAAATTATTTGTTGTTAGAGTAGCGGGTAATGTAATAGACCCAATAACATTAGGCAGTATAGAGTATGCAGTGGAACACTTGGGAACTCAATATGTTTTAGTTCTTGGACATACGGCTTGTGGAGCTGTAAATGCAACTTATGAAGGAGGGCATTTTACTCCTTCGATCCAAGAGCTCGCGAAATTAATTCTTCCAGCAGTTGATAAAGCAAAAAATAATGGTGGAACAAAAGAAGAACAAATGCGAAGCGCAATAAGCGAAAATGTAAAGCTTCAGATAAATAACACCAAAAAGCATAGTCATGTAGTAGAAGAATTCTTACACGAGCATAAGTTGAAACTGGGAGGAGCGATATATGATGTTTCAACGGGTAAGGTTGAATTCTTAAAATAA
- a CDS encoding response regulator translates to MKKKILVIEDEKNLLDDIKTLLEEENYTVFTASDGKRGISIAKEEKPDLIICDVMMPGIDGYEVLRTLSLNKNTKQIPFIFLTAKVEREDIRLGMQHGADDYLFKPYKSAELISAIEARFKRIKMLSASFEKKEKERIKKYSYDEKIFIKIGDHPHILKINEILYISAENQYSSINLCTGKSLLIRKSITGWESILPEKEFLRIHRSTIINMEYIVKMGKWDNASLLVYLQSVDKPFIISKRNSTKLRMNGI, encoded by the coding sequence ATGAAAAAAAAAATATTAGTAATTGAAGATGAAAAAAATCTCCTCGACGATATTAAAACCCTACTTGAGGAAGAAAATTATACCGTGTTTACTGCTTCAGATGGCAAGAGGGGAATCTCAATAGCAAAAGAGGAAAAACCCGATTTGATTATCTGCGATGTGATGATGCCCGGTATTGACGGTTATGAGGTACTACGAACACTCTCTTTAAATAAAAATACCAAACAAATTCCATTTATATTTTTAACGGCAAAAGTAGAAAGAGAAGATATACGTCTTGGTATGCAGCATGGCGCCGATGATTATCTATTTAAACCTTATAAATCGGCAGAGCTAATAAGCGCAATTGAAGCCCGGTTTAAAAGAATTAAAATGCTAAGCGCGAGTTTTGAGAAAAAAGAAAAGGAGAGAATTAAAAAATATTCATATGATGAGAAAATATTTATCAAAATTGGAGATCATCCCCATATTCTAAAAATAAATGAGATACTTTATATAAGCGCGGAAAACCAGTATAGTTCAATTAATTTATGTACAGGCAAATCTCTGCTTATTCGGAAATCAATTACGGGATGGGAAAGTATTTTGCCGGAGAAGGAATTTTTAAGAATTCACCGGTCCACAATCATTAATATGGAATACATCGTAAAAATGGGTAAATGGGATAATGCTTCGTTGCTAGTGTATCTGCAATCAGTCGATAAACCATTTATAATAAGCAAAAGGAATTCAACAAAATTAAGGATGAATGGGATATAG
- a CDS encoding MCP four helix bundle domain-containing protein produces the protein MKWYYNLKISAKLLSGFILVTIIAVFVGYMGISNMKAIDESDTELYENMTVPIAQMSQISTYFQRIRVNTREIILARTDEERKTFLGRITEYRDSISAISTRFEARILSKEMQDLFDEFKKSRVDYGKDLDHFEKLVSENKNDEAYALLQGSMATTARTEMNVIMEIIEAKEDDAHEKALANTELYNSASTAMIIIIFIGALIAISLGIFISRLIVNSLKKGLRLAELVAAGDLTERLDIDQKDEIGQLAAALNKMVEKLKEVVENVKSASDNVASGSQELSSSSEQMSQGATEQAAAAEEASSSMEQMTSNIKQNADNAQQTEKIALKSSEDAKEGGKAVSETADAMKEIAGKISIIEEIARQTNLLALNAAIEAARAGEHGKGFAVVASEVRKLAERSQTAAAEINQLSASSIKVAERAGEMLKKIVPDIQRTSELVQEITASSNEQNSGAEQINSAIQQLNQVIQQNASTSEEMASTAEELSSQAEQLLDTVSFFKIDDKRTNSTKRTATYAPKPRSLDHKMLNPASTAQPKAKLNKTANNSNGVALELGSGSDKLDYEFEKY, from the coding sequence ATGAAATGGTATTATAACTTAAAAATAAGCGCAAAGTTGTTAAGCGGTTTTATTCTTGTTACAATTATTGCAGTGTTTGTTGGCTATATGGGAATTTCTAATATGAAAGCCATTGATGAAAGCGATACTGAACTATATGAGAACATGACAGTGCCAATTGCTCAAATGTCCCAAATCTCTACATACTTTCAAAGAATTCGTGTAAATACTAGAGAAATAATATTGGCCAGGACTGATGAAGAGAGAAAGACTTTTCTCGGACGTATAACAGAATATCGGGATTCTATTAGTGCCATAAGCACTAGATTTGAAGCAAGAATTCTTTCGAAAGAAATGCAAGATTTGTTTGATGAATTTAAAAAAAGCAGAGTTGATTATGGCAAAGACTTAGATCATTTTGAAAAACTAGTGAGTGAAAATAAAAACGATGAAGCCTATGCTTTATTACAAGGCAGCATGGCAACTACAGCCAGAACCGAGATGAACGTCATAATGGAAATTATAGAAGCTAAGGAAGATGATGCACATGAAAAAGCACTTGCAAATACGGAGTTGTATAATTCAGCATCCACAGCTATGATTATAATAATTTTTATTGGAGCTTTAATTGCCATTAGTCTCGGTATTTTCATTTCCAGATTAATTGTTAATTCACTTAAAAAAGGACTTCGTTTAGCAGAATTAGTAGCCGCCGGTGATTTAACAGAGAGACTTGATATCGATCAGAAAGATGAAATAGGTCAATTGGCAGCAGCTCTAAACAAGATGGTGGAAAAGCTAAAAGAAGTGGTAGAAAATGTAAAATCCGCATCAGATAATGTAGCCTCCGGTTCTCAAGAACTAAGTTCAAGCTCTGAGCAAATGTCGCAAGGCGCTACAGAACAAGCCGCCGCCGCCGAAGAAGCTTCTTCATCCATGGAACAAATGACTTCAAATATTAAACAAAACGCGGATAATGCGCAGCAGACCGAAAAGATTGCGTTAAAATCATCTGAAGATGCAAAAGAAGGTGGAAAAGCAGTCTCTGAAACAGCCGACGCAATGAAAGAAATTGCAGGTAAGATTTCAATAATCGAAGAGATTGCAAGACAAACAAATCTATTAGCATTAAATGCAGCTATTGAAGCGGCACGCGCCGGTGAACATGGTAAGGGATTTGCCGTTGTGGCAAGTGAAGTTAGAAAACTTGCTGAAAGAAGTCAGACGGCAGCTGCAGAAATAAATCAGTTATCAGCTTCCAGCATTAAAGTCGCAGAAAGAGCAGGTGAAATGTTAAAGAAGATTGTTCCGGATATTCAAAGAACATCGGAACTTGTGCAAGAAATTACAGCATCCAGCAATGAGCAAAACAGCGGTGCTGAACAAATTAATAGCGCAATTCAACAATTGAATCAGGTGATTCAACAAAATGCTTCTACTTCAGAAGAAATGGCTTCTACCGCCGAAGAACTTTCAAGCCAAGCTGAACAATTGCTTGATACAGTGTCATTCTTCAAAATAGATGATAAAAGAACAAATTCAACAAAAAGAACTGCTACGTATGCCCCAAAGCCTCGTTCACTTGATCACAAAATGCTGAACCCAGCTTCAACAGCGCAGCCCAAAGCAAAGTTGAATAAAACGGCTAATAATAGTAATGGTGTTGCTTTGGAATTAGGCAGCGGCAGTGATAAGCTCGATTATGAATTCGAAAAATATTAA